The Chloracidobacterium sp. genome includes a window with the following:
- a CDS encoding cytochrome C translates to MWSKKSAKVVIVAGAVIGCALVAPTLKHVHDATVKAQQPVQRAPLPRHPEVKSPDGSLVVQLCDGETAVAVAGVKEGDVLPPETARAVAHELMTRHAEQQEKQASKWSARDRLIWEREQARVVSEGDKLFHDWKALGGTIGISCDMCHPDGSNTHPETYPKFQTQLKRVATLRDMINWCIENPMKGQPLAADDARMIALEAYITARRKGVPLEPGKH, encoded by the coding sequence ATGTGGTCAAAAAAGTCAGCCAAGGTTGTCATCGTCGCTGGAGCCGTCATTGGTTGCGCGTTGGTTGCGCCGACGCTCAAACACGTGCATGACGCAACGGTGAAAGCACAGCAACCGGTGCAGCGTGCGCCGTTGCCGCGTCATCCCGAAGTAAAAAGTCCCGATGGGTCGTTGGTCGTCCAGTTGTGCGATGGTGAAACGGCGGTCGCCGTCGCCGGCGTCAAGGAAGGCGACGTGCTTCCGCCTGAGACGGCGCGTGCGGTCGCCCATGAACTCATGACGCGCCACGCCGAACAGCAGGAAAAGCAAGCTTCAAAGTGGTCGGCGCGCGACCGTCTCATTTGGGAGCGCGAGCAGGCGCGGGTCGTCAGTGAAGGCGACAAGCTCTTTCACGACTGGAAGGCATTGGGCGGCACAATCGGCATTTCGTGCGACATGTGCCATCCTGACGGCTCGAACACGCACCCGGAGACCTACCCAAAGTTCCAAACGCAGCTCAAGCGAGTCGCCACATTGCGCGACATGATCAACTGGTGCATTGAAAACCCGATGAAGGGTCAGCCGTTAGCCGCCGACGACGCGCGGATGATTGCGCTGGAAGCCTACATCACGGCGCGGCGGAAGGGCGTCCCGTTGGAGCCGGGGAAACACTAA
- the csb2 gene encoding type I-U CRISPR-associated protein Csb2, with amino-acid sequence MPTVKLWFPGGRYHATPWGHHVNEGLIEWPPSPWRLLRALIARGFTSQGWSEMPPVARSLINKLAAVLPSYCLPAAGTAHSRHFMPVGALAKGREQTTLVFDTWANVGDGKLLIHWPCELNAEETELLEKLVGALGYLGRSESWVEAQLLRDGPGIEWNAVPCQEGEHRVPGWEQVSLMAAISPADYEEWREAQVQEALRPFQGQKQTANVKKKQTQAVEPYPTDLLSCLTKDTAWWKGHGWSQPPGSRRILYWRRSDALQVGVPAAPRRVSAQPVTTMLLAITTPSGNRSALPSVTRTLPQAELFHRAIIGRLGNGRRVNCPELTGKDEFDRPLHERHRHAHTIPVDLDGDGRLDHIIIYAAMGLGDSAQQAIRTLRRTWTKGGVGDLQVAVVGSGDLKMLRRLPPPLNIEIQKILGPPDGAHVWESMTPFVPPRFLKTKGKDTLVGQVQAELASRRLPKAASVEIDLGLTRSLRHFVRRRVRGGVPPKMDVGYGLRLHLTEPIQGPLLLGYAAHYGLGLFRACGVEPSVVTAGNRKATVS; translated from the coding sequence ATGCCGACCGTGAAACTCTGGTTTCCCGGCGGGCGTTACCATGCCACGCCGTGGGGGCACCATGTCAACGAAGGCCTCATCGAGTGGCCACCGAGTCCGTGGCGATTGCTGCGCGCGCTCATCGCCCGTGGCTTCACCAGCCAGGGTTGGAGCGAGATGCCACCAGTCGCCCGGAGCTTGATCAATAAGCTGGCGGCGGTGCTGCCATCCTATTGTTTACCAGCCGCCGGCACGGCCCACAGTCGGCACTTCATGCCAGTTGGCGCCCTTGCCAAAGGACGGGAGCAAACAACGCTCGTCTTCGACACTTGGGCTAACGTCGGCGACGGGAAACTACTGATTCACTGGCCATGTGAACTCAACGCTGAGGAAACGGAGCTTCTTGAGAAACTGGTCGGCGCGCTGGGCTATCTGGGGCGCAGTGAGAGTTGGGTGGAGGCCCAACTCTTGCGCGACGGCCCCGGCATTGAGTGGAACGCGGTGCCCTGCCAAGAGGGTGAGCATCGCGTCCCCGGTTGGGAACAGGTATCCCTGATGGCCGCCATTTCACCGGCGGACTACGAAGAGTGGCGCGAGGCTCAAGTCCAAGAAGCGTTGCGACCCTTTCAAGGCCAAAAACAGACTGCAAACGTGAAGAAGAAGCAGACACAAGCCGTCGAGCCTTACCCGACTGATCTGCTGTCCTGTCTGACCAAGGACACGGCTTGGTGGAAAGGCCACGGCTGGTCGCAGCCGCCGGGTTCACGACGCATCCTTTACTGGCGACGGAGCGATGCCCTGCAAGTTGGAGTCCCGGCCGCACCGCGACGGGTTTCTGCCCAACCGGTTACGACGATGCTTCTAGCCATCACCACCCCAAGTGGGAATCGGTCGGCGCTGCCGTCTGTTACACGAACACTACCGCAAGCGGAGTTGTTCCATCGCGCCATCATCGGTCGTCTTGGAAATGGCCGGCGCGTAAACTGCCCTGAACTTACGGGAAAAGACGAGTTTGACCGTCCCCTTCACGAGCGCCACAGGCACGCGCACACAATTCCGGTTGATCTGGATGGCGATGGTCGTCTCGACCACATTATCATTTATGCGGCTATGGGGCTTGGTGATAGCGCCCAGCAAGCCATTAGAACCCTCAGGCGAACGTGGACGAAAGGCGGCGTTGGTGATCTCCAAGTCGCTGTCGTCGGTAGCGGCGATCTCAAGATGCTGCGACGATTGCCGCCCCCACTCAATATTGAAATCCAAAAAATTCTTGGTCCACCCGATGGCGCCCACGTTTGGGAAAGTATGACGCCGTTTGTGCCGCCACGATTCTTGAAAACGAAGGGCAAAGACACACTCGTAGGTCAAGTGCAAGCCGAACTAGCTTCGCGGCGATTGCCCAAAGCCGCCAGTGTCGAAATTGATCTTGGATTGACCCGATCTCTCCGCCATTTTGTCCGCCGGCGAGTTCGTGGCGGCGTTCCACCCAAAATGGACGTAGGCTACGGATTGCGCCTCCATCTCACCGAGCCGATCCAAGGCCCTTTACTTCTTGGTTATGCCGCGCACTATGGTCTGGGTCTATTTCGCGCTTGCGGGGTGGAACCGTCCGTGGTCACAGCAGGTAATCGCAAGGCTACAGTAAGCTGA
- the cas7u gene encoding type I-U CRISPR-associated RAMP protein Csb1/Cas7u, whose protein sequence is MLDLSPLDGVSRLLMTVSLRPVQGDRFQPTGFPSLGAATYQTKNGPKLLVESAQSMANRLEATCWDTATNQPVAALDGVSHVTVTRGGQFLTDSMLEAHRLNSPYLLESSDKTFFNRIKEELGGLAEGPINRKKLAEVLLKYDIGSLIHGVFLAKKDLAGGRLRVARALSAFIEATGVTVAASGGVKNDHVNPSGDTKSGFGNVPFPRDEYVAEQIDCYFNLDLAQIRGYGLGDKVERLLILLSLYKIRKLLEGDLRLRTACDLEPVDRDNLVATRPANFKLPSLADLEADVKTAINDCKGLMVHTTVAFEDELKKGEEKSEEASGDDEVEEPEDE, encoded by the coding sequence ATGCTTGACCTCAGCCCACTCGACGGCGTCAGCCGGCTTCTGATGACGGTTTCCCTGAGGCCGGTTCAGGGCGATCGCTTCCAACCGACCGGCTTCCCAAGTCTGGGCGCCGCGACTTACCAGACCAAGAACGGCCCCAAGCTGCTCGTCGAAAGCGCCCAGAGCATGGCCAATCGGCTCGAAGCGACCTGCTGGGACACGGCGACGAACCAGCCCGTCGCTGCGCTGGATGGCGTCAGCCATGTGACTGTCACCCGTGGCGGTCAATTCCTCACTGATTCGATGCTCGAAGCGCATCGCCTGAACAGTCCATACCTTCTCGAAAGCAGCGACAAAACCTTCTTCAACAGGATTAAGGAAGAACTGGGCGGACTTGCTGAAGGTCCAATCAACCGCAAGAAACTGGCCGAAGTGCTGCTGAAATACGATATCGGAAGCCTCATCCACGGCGTTTTCCTTGCTAAGAAGGATCTCGCAGGTGGGCGGCTGCGCGTTGCACGAGCATTATCTGCATTCATCGAGGCAACGGGCGTCACCGTGGCGGCCTCAGGTGGCGTGAAGAACGACCACGTCAACCCGTCAGGCGATACCAAGAGCGGGTTCGGCAATGTGCCCTTCCCGCGAGATGAGTACGTTGCGGAGCAAATCGACTGCTACTTCAACCTCGACCTTGCCCAGATTCGCGGCTATGGCCTGGGTGACAAGGTCGAGAGACTGTTGATCCTGCTGTCACTGTACAAAATACGCAAACTGCTCGAAGGCGACTTGCGACTGCGAACCGCGTGCGATCTGGAACCGGTGGATCGCGACAACTTGGTTGCGACCCGTCCTGCAAACTTCAAGCTGCCTTCGCTTGCCGACCTCGAAGCGGATGTCAAGACGGCCATCAACGATTGCAAGGGACTGATGGTGCATACCACCGTCGCCTTCGAGGATGAACTAAAGAAAGGTGAAGAAAAGTCCGAAGAAGCGTCTGGCGATGATGAAGTCGAAGAGCCAGAAGACGAATAA
- the csx17 gene encoding type I-U CRISPR-associated protein Csx17: protein MHLHVLKGCAPMPLANYLKALGILRLVGEQADPQARGWWDGERFCLLTKLSKEELEAFFLNQYEPTPLLSPWNKGCGFFKANDHGLCPLENSTAHRFKRFRDGIEASRQLLDEISKADAVIRAIKARTKINKSFQSEEQRQLLESAPTYRNLLQQLWEQLKKPEIEPDERAKLESALKTIEALTHSVSSPPTKTEAQKLKASDGYKWLLAAAERHFKALKATLIPDCRRLWRGPHADWLSAAVVLDEDGSPDWPSLLGTGGNDGNLDFTNNFMQQIGSLFDLKSESGQPSDSAKSLLDDALWSIPANRLASAAIGQYQPGSAGGANSSTGFDGGNLINAWDFVLMMEGTVLFTSRATRRLDPTAFSKASAPFAVRPHATGFATPGSEKAQRGEQWMPLWRQPTTLTELSTMLGEARIQLDRHPANRPIDVARAISRLGVARGVEAFVRYGYLERNGQSTLAVPLGRVRVHHHSHAYLIDDLAAWMNRLQRRSRDSNAPARLVQAEHRLADAVFAALTHDHTPERWQAILLAAADLEAIQATGTAIEAGPIPALRPEWVTAVAENSAEFRLALALGSAAASYHKDKPSDPIRHHVLPLKPGARQFKTVDKKLVNDSRVVVSGRDPLQDLAAIVERRLIEAMQQGRRRSRLVAAAGCGARFDDLARFLCGAVDLNRLFGLARAFMAIKWNQWSRGYLPTTTAATDMPEECWLALRLCCLPFAIDEMHDIPADERVVRLLNTGDAARAIGIARQRLQSVGIRPPMYAGTTDPETAHRWAAALAFPIHRSAARRAAAILDPSMKGLRHA, encoded by the coding sequence ATGCATTTGCACGTTCTAAAGGGCTGCGCCCCAATGCCCCTTGCAAATTATCTGAAAGCGCTCGGCATCCTGCGGCTGGTCGGAGAACAGGCGGACCCACAAGCCCGCGGCTGGTGGGACGGCGAACGCTTCTGCTTGCTCACAAAGCTGTCGAAGGAAGAACTGGAAGCGTTTTTCCTGAATCAGTACGAGCCGACGCCGCTGCTCTCGCCGTGGAATAAGGGATGTGGGTTCTTCAAGGCGAATGATCATGGGCTGTGCCCATTAGAGAACTCAACGGCGCACCGATTCAAGCGGTTCCGTGACGGCATCGAGGCAAGTCGCCAGTTGCTGGATGAGATCAGCAAAGCGGATGCCGTCATCCGGGCCATCAAGGCGCGCACCAAAATCAACAAGAGTTTCCAATCCGAGGAGCAACGCCAACTTCTCGAATCCGCTCCGACTTATCGAAACCTGCTTCAACAACTGTGGGAGCAACTCAAGAAGCCTGAAATCGAACCTGATGAGCGAGCCAAGCTTGAAAGCGCTCTCAAAACCATCGAGGCACTGACGCATAGTGTTTCCAGTCCCCCAACAAAGACGGAAGCCCAGAAACTCAAAGCCAGTGACGGCTACAAGTGGTTGCTGGCAGCGGCGGAGCGCCACTTCAAAGCACTGAAAGCGACATTGATTCCTGATTGCCGACGGCTCTGGCGCGGTCCCCATGCCGACTGGCTCTCAGCAGCTGTAGTTTTGGATGAAGATGGAAGTCCCGATTGGCCTTCACTCCTAGGAACAGGAGGGAATGACGGCAATCTGGACTTCACTAATAACTTCATGCAACAGATCGGTTCACTTTTTGACCTAAAGTCGGAAAGCGGACAGCCGAGCGATTCAGCAAAAAGCTTGCTCGACGACGCATTATGGTCCATTCCGGCCAATCGTCTGGCGAGTGCCGCGATCGGCCAATATCAGCCAGGATCAGCGGGTGGGGCAAATAGCTCGACAGGCTTCGACGGTGGGAATTTGATCAATGCCTGGGACTTTGTGCTGATGATGGAGGGGACGGTACTCTTCACATCCAGAGCCACGCGGCGACTAGACCCAACCGCCTTTAGTAAGGCGAGTGCTCCCTTTGCTGTGCGTCCCCACGCTACAGGGTTTGCGACGCCAGGTTCCGAAAAGGCCCAGCGCGGCGAGCAATGGATGCCTCTCTGGCGACAGCCGACGACGCTAACGGAACTTTCAACGATGCTTGGCGAAGCCCGCATTCAGCTGGATCGTCACCCTGCTAATCGGCCGATTGATGTAGCTCGTGCGATCAGTCGCTTGGGGGTAGCCCGTGGCGTCGAAGCCTTTGTGCGTTACGGTTACCTCGAACGGAACGGCCAATCCACGCTCGCGGTTCCACTTGGCCGCGTTCGCGTTCACCATCATTCTCACGCCTATCTGATTGATGATCTTGCTGCTTGGATGAATCGACTGCAACGCCGAAGCCGAGACAGCAACGCTCCGGCTCGACTGGTTCAAGCGGAACATCGCCTAGCCGATGCTGTTTTTGCTGCGCTGACGCACGACCACACGCCCGAACGCTGGCAAGCGATTCTGCTAGCAGCGGCGGATCTTGAAGCGATACAGGCTACTGGAACGGCCATCGAAGCCGGACCAATCCCCGCGCTCCGACCTGAATGGGTTACAGCGGTAGCGGAAAACTCGGCGGAGTTTCGCCTTGCATTGGCCCTAGGCAGCGCCGCTGCGAGTTACCACAAGGACAAACCAAGCGACCCGATTCGCCATCATGTTCTGCCACTAAAGCCGGGGGCGAGACAGTTCAAAACGGTGGACAAGAAGCTGGTCAACGATTCGCGCGTCGTCGTATCCGGGCGCGATCCACTGCAGGACCTAGCCGCCATTGTTGAGCGTCGCCTCATCGAGGCGATGCAGCAGGGGCGACGGCGCTCCCGGCTGGTGGCTGCGGCGGGCTGCGGGGCGCGGTTTGACGATCTAGCTCGATTCTTGTGTGGGGCTGTTGATCTCAACCGATTGTTTGGCCTTGCCCGTGCCTTCATGGCCATCAAGTGGAACCAGTGGTCGCGCGGGTACCTACCAACAACAACTGCAGCGACCGATATGCCGGAGGAATGCTGGCTGGCGCTGCGGTTATGCTGCCTGCCGTTTGCCATTGACGAAATGCATGACATCCCTGCCGATGAGCGAGTCGTGCGGTTGTTGAACACCGGAGACGCCGCGCGAGCCATCGGGATTGCCCGGCAACGGTTGCAGTCGGTTGGCATTCGTCCACCAATGTATGCTGGCACGACCGATCCTGAAACAGCCCACCGCTGGGCGGCGGCCTTGGCCTTCCCGATTCACCGCAGCGCCGCCCGACGTGCCGCCGCTATTCTGGACCCCTCTATGAAAGGACTACGCCATGCTTGA
- the cas3 gene encoding CRISPR-associated helicase Cas3' yields the protein MGSDDAWIYSIMSDSNFTEWFSKLKPDIQPYPWQENLAAEQTCRNRMIRVPTGLGKTEGVLAAWSYHRLSRGDDAWPRRLVWCLPMRALVEQTEQVARQLAARIPEPTRPAIHLAMGGEDSGEWFLYPERPAVLIGTQDMLLSRALNRGFAAPRARWPMEFGLLNQDCLWVMDEVQLMDVGLATSAQLQAFRDQDCSKHLRPCFTWWMSATLQPSWLHSVDTKEYHHTWVQNPCEVLAAQQMGGLWDITKSATTADIKPDAHEEFARLILAQHAQLNDEGFGRITLVVCNTVERACQTFDAITKLRKEETRLIHSRFRPEDRKRWREEFLNKDACKSGVDRIIVATQVVEAGVDISAGCLVTELAPWPSLVQRFGRCARYGGSGKALVVDRRKKADDAVPYQPAELESAWETIRQLNDVGIKALESYEASLSDDAKRKLYHYAPSHLLLRKEFDELFDTTPDLTGADLDISRFIRSGEERDLQVFWLEIPPDTKGEPPHKPPESYKPHQQELCAIPFLKARDWLCEKSQSKLKATKRAWVWDWLDGEWVTATREALLPGRVVCVAADSGGYCSKRGFDPQSSASVLPIARPQGTSPRILLDGADDQQDGEQLSFNTWKTIAFHAKEVAEQVKVIAKALKLPTKLEDLLELAALWHDWGKAHPAFQGSIRGNGTVTRPDRMDLAKAPGDCWPKKCLYKYLDDSETRPAFRHELASALGLFALLETYDPAHEALLGRWASVLPQLGGTLPNNGKPTPAICLVERLLKCAAEDFDLVAYLVASHHGKVRVGLHAAPKDQDYRDRDGRGLPIRGVREGDRLPSIEFAPYQEPIPEVTLTLEPAKLGLSLKTGISWRERCIGLLERYGPAALAFLEAILRAADARASQLTTSDPALDPALAAQSNP from the coding sequence TTGGGCAGTGATGACGCTTGGATTTATTCGATCATGAGTGATTCGAATTTCACAGAATGGTTCTCAAAGCTAAAGCCTGACATCCAACCTTACCCTTGGCAAGAGAACTTGGCTGCCGAGCAAACCTGTCGCAACCGCATGATTCGCGTACCGACTGGTTTGGGAAAGACAGAAGGCGTGCTGGCTGCTTGGAGCTACCATCGCTTGTCTCGCGGAGACGACGCTTGGCCACGGCGTTTGGTCTGGTGCCTACCGATGCGCGCGCTTGTGGAGCAGACGGAACAGGTCGCCCGCCAACTTGCTGCACGAATCCCCGAACCGACTCGGCCTGCAATCCATCTGGCGATGGGCGGTGAAGACAGCGGAGAATGGTTTCTGTATCCCGAACGGCCGGCGGTGCTCATCGGCACGCAGGACATGTTGCTGTCGCGGGCGCTCAATCGCGGGTTTGCCGCCCCACGCGCCCGCTGGCCTATGGAGTTCGGCCTGTTGAACCAAGATTGCCTTTGGGTCATGGATGAGGTCCAGTTGATGGATGTCGGACTGGCGACCTCGGCGCAACTTCAGGCTTTCCGTGACCAAGATTGCTCGAAACATCTTCGCCCATGCTTCACGTGGTGGATGAGCGCGACGCTTCAACCAAGTTGGTTGCATAGCGTAGATACCAAAGAGTATCACCACACTTGGGTACAAAATCCGTGCGAAGTTTTGGCAGCGCAACAGATGGGCGGACTGTGGGACATTACCAAGTCGGCAACAACAGCCGACATTAAGCCGGACGCCCACGAGGAATTCGCCCGTCTAATCCTCGCACAACATGCTCAGTTGAACGACGAAGGTTTTGGTCGGATTACTCTGGTTGTATGCAACACAGTGGAACGAGCGTGCCAAACGTTTGATGCGATCACCAAGCTTCGCAAGGAAGAAACTCGGCTGATTCATAGTCGTTTTCGCCCGGAGGATCGGAAACGCTGGCGGGAGGAGTTTTTGAACAAAGATGCCTGCAAGTCGGGCGTAGACCGGATCATTGTCGCAACGCAGGTCGTGGAAGCGGGTGTGGATATTTCCGCCGGATGCCTCGTCACGGAACTCGCGCCGTGGCCCAGCTTGGTTCAGCGATTCGGTCGCTGCGCGCGATACGGCGGCAGCGGCAAGGCGCTAGTGGTTGATCGCCGGAAAAAGGCCGACGATGCGGTTCCCTATCAACCCGCAGAACTTGAGAGCGCTTGGGAAACCATTCGGCAACTTAACGATGTGGGTATCAAGGCGCTGGAAAGCTATGAAGCATCGCTGAGTGATGATGCCAAGCGAAAGCTTTACCACTATGCTCCGTCACATCTATTGCTGCGGAAAGAGTTCGATGAATTGTTCGATACTACACCGGATCTAACCGGCGCCGACCTCGACATCAGCCGATTCATCCGCTCCGGTGAGGAGCGAGATTTGCAAGTCTTCTGGCTAGAGATTCCTCCCGATACGAAAGGTGAACCACCGCATAAGCCACCTGAGAGTTACAAGCCACACCAACAGGAACTGTGTGCTATCCCCTTTCTGAAGGCCCGAGATTGGCTGTGTGAGAAAAGCCAGTCCAAACTGAAAGCGACGAAACGCGCTTGGGTTTGGGACTGGCTCGACGGCGAGTGGGTGACGGCGACACGCGAGGCGCTATTGCCCGGCCGGGTGGTCTGTGTGGCGGCGGATTCGGGAGGCTATTGTTCGAAGCGCGGATTCGATCCGCAATCCTCTGCTTCGGTGCTTCCGATTGCCAGACCACAAGGCACATCTCCACGAATATTGTTGGATGGAGCCGACGATCAACAAGACGGCGAACAGTTGAGCTTCAACACTTGGAAGACGATCGCGTTTCACGCCAAGGAAGTCGCCGAACAAGTAAAAGTGATTGCCAAAGCACTGAAGCTTCCTACGAAGCTCGAAGACCTTCTTGAATTGGCCGCCCTCTGGCACGACTGGGGCAAGGCTCATCCAGCATTTCAAGGCTCAATACGCGGCAACGGAACCGTCACCAGGCCGGATCGGATGGACTTGGCAAAGGCTCCCGGTGACTGTTGGCCGAAGAAATGTCTGTATAAATACCTCGACGACAGCGAAACCCGGCCGGCGTTTCGCCATGAACTCGCCAGTGCCCTTGGCCTGTTCGCATTGCTGGAGACCTACGATCCGGCGCATGAAGCCCTACTCGGCCGGTGGGCGAGTGTGCTCCCCCAACTGGGAGGCACTTTGCCCAACAACGGCAAGCCAACTCCGGCAATCTGCCTCGTCGAGCGATTGCTGAAGTGTGCGGCAGAGGACTTCGACCTAGTGGCCTATCTCGTCGCCAGCCATCACGGCAAGGTACGGGTCGGCCTGCACGCGGCCCCAAAGGATCAGGACTACCGGGACCGCGACGGCCGCGGGCTGCCGATCCGGGGCGTTCGTGAAGGAGACCGCTTACCGAGTATCGAATTTGCGCCATACCAAGAGCCAATCCCGGAAGTGACTCTCACTTTAGAACCGGCGAAACTTGGTTTGTCGTTGAAAACCGGAATCAGTTGGCGGGAACGGTGTATTGGGCTTTTGGAGCGATACGGCCCGGCCGCGCTGGCGTTTCTTGAAGCGATCCTGCGGGCGGCCGATGCGCGGGCGTCTCAGTTGACCACATCTGATCCAGCCCTTGATCCAGCCTTGGCTGCACAGAGCAACCCATGA
- a CDS encoding DUF1501 domain-containing protein, whose product MTMLISRRHFARFGATALGATALTLPMFERLLHLRVSAAQNNVTQPRKRLVVIFQRGAMDGLSAVAPFTDEHYRQLRPLLAVAPPKRGDQTTALDLDGRFGLSPHLAALLPLFQAGELAIVHGVGSPDSTRSHFDAQDYMESATPGRKGTPDGWLNRYLQAAPLRSASPFRAVSLTQLTPRAMQGKAEVVAMADLRTFELRAGGATGKVTAGFEEMYAQAAADALRGTGQDTLEAVRFLKRANPSRLQPENGATYPNSPLGNALRQIAQLVKANVGLEVAFADCGGWDTHANQGAPGQPFGQLNRLLRDFGSAIAAFVRDLGPERMRDTVVLTMTEFGRTVRQNGAGGTDHGRASCMFVVGGGVRGGRVYGDVPKLAPTNLADGRDLPVTTDFRAVLAEIIVRHLGLTDPSPVLPGYAGKSFVGLFGAPSA is encoded by the coding sequence ATGACAATGCTGATTTCTCGTCGTCACTTCGCGCGCTTTGGTGCCACCGCCCTTGGCGCGACGGCTTTGACGCTGCCGATGTTCGAGCGTCTGCTCCATTTGCGGGTCAGCGCCGCACAGAACAACGTCACGCAACCCCGCAAGCGACTGGTGGTGATTTTCCAGCGCGGGGCCATGGACGGCCTCAGCGCCGTCGCGCCCTTCACAGATGAGCATTACCGTCAACTTCGCCCGCTGCTGGCCGTTGCGCCGCCCAAGCGCGGCGACCAGACGACGGCCCTTGATCTTGACGGCCGATTTGGTCTGAGTCCGCATCTGGCGGCGCTTCTGCCGCTGTTTCAGGCGGGTGAGTTGGCGATTGTTCACGGGGTCGGCTCGCCGGACAGCACGCGGTCGCACTTCGACGCGCAGGATTACATGGAATCGGCGACGCCCGGCCGCAAAGGGACGCCGGACGGCTGGCTGAACCGCTACTTACAGGCCGCGCCGCTGAGGTCGGCGTCGCCGTTTCGGGCTGTTTCGCTCACGCAACTGACGCCGCGCGCCATGCAGGGCAAGGCGGAGGTCGTCGCCATGGCCGATTTGCGGACGTTTGAGCTACGCGCGGGCGGCGCGACGGGAAAGGTGACGGCCGGTTTCGAGGAAATGTACGCGCAGGCGGCGGCCGACGCCCTACGCGGCACGGGACAGGATACGCTGGAGGCCGTTCGTTTTCTCAAGCGCGCCAATCCGTCGCGTTTGCAACCGGAAAACGGCGCGACGTATCCGAACTCGCCGCTGGGTAACGCGCTGCGACAAATCGCGCAGCTTGTCAAGGCCAACGTCGGGCTTGAGGTTGCCTTTGCCGACTGCGGCGGCTGGGATACGCACGCCAATCAGGGCGCGCCCGGACAGCCTTTCGGGCAACTCAACCGGCTGCTGCGCGACTTCGGCAGCGCGATCGCCGCCTTTGTACGCGACTTGGGTCCGGAGCGCATGCGCGATACGGTGGTGCTGACGATGACCGAGTTTGGACGCACCGTACGACAGAACGGCGCGGGCGGTACGGATCACGGGCGTGCGTCGTGCATGTTCGTGGTGGGCGGCGGCGTACGCGGCGGACGAGTGTATGGCGACGTGCCGAAGCTGGCGCCGACCAATCTGGCCGACGGGCGCGACCTGCCGGTGACGACCGATTTTCGCGCTGTTTTAGCGGAGATTATTGTACGGCACTTGGGATTGACCGATCCGTCTCCGGTCTTGCCGGGCTACGCCGGCAAAAGCTTCGTGGGTTTATTCGGCGCGCCTTCCGCCTAA